The following are encoded in a window of Magnetospirillum sp. 15-1 genomic DNA:
- a CDS encoding zinc ABC transporter substrate-binding protein, with product MRKTLAAALLLLGFAAPAAAEAPAVLVSIKPLHSLVAAVMEGVGEPGLIVSGSASPHGYAMKPSDARAAEKARLVVWVGPALESWLERPLAQRKDSLAMLSLPGLIRLDTREGGAWEADAHGHGGHHEHGKQDETDPHVWLDPRNAALLAGAVAERLSGLDPANAARYAANAEALKRRLTHMDADIAARLAPIAKRPYVVFHDAHQYFEARYGLSPAGAITVDPERPPGARRMAQLRDRLKNAGAACVFGEPGAPSATAATLADAAGARLGQLDPEGLLVPAGKDSYVQQMTGLAAALAECLSAR from the coding sequence ATGCGGAAGACCCTGGCAGCCGCCCTCCTCCTGCTCGGTTTCGCGGCCCCGGCGGCGGCCGAGGCTCCGGCGGTGCTGGTCAGCATCAAGCCGCTGCACTCCCTGGTGGCGGCGGTGATGGAGGGCGTGGGCGAGCCCGGCCTGATCGTTTCGGGCAGCGCCTCGCCCCACGGCTATGCCATGAAGCCCTCCGACGCCCGCGCCGCCGAGAAGGCGCGGCTGGTGGTGTGGGTCGGCCCCGCCCTGGAATCCTGGCTGGAGCGCCCCCTGGCGCAGCGCAAGGACAGCCTCGCCATGCTGTCGCTGCCCGGTCTGATCCGCCTGGACACCCGCGAGGGCGGCGCCTGGGAGGCGGACGCGCACGGGCACGGCGGCCACCACGAGCACGGCAAGCAGGACGAGACCGATCCCCATGTCTGGCTCGACCCGCGCAATGCCGCCCTGCTGGCCGGCGCGGTGGCCGAGCGGTTGAGCGGGCTGGACCCGGCCAACGCCGCCCGTTACGCCGCCAATGCCGAGGCCCTGAAGCGCCGCCTGACCCATATGGACGCGGACATCGCCGCCAGACTGGCCCCGATCGCCAAACGCCCCTATGTGGTGTTCCACGACGCCCACCAGTATTTCGAGGCCCGCTACGGCCTCTCTCCCGCCGGAGCCATCACCGTCGATCCCGAGCGTCCGCCGGGCGCCCGGCGCATGGCCCAGTTGCGCGACCGCCTGAAGAACGCCGGCGCCGCCTGCGTGTTCGGCGAGCCGGGGGCGCCCTCGGCCACCGCCGCCACCCTGGCCGACGCCGCCGGGGCGCGGCTGGGGCAATTGGACCCGGAAGGTCTGCTTGTGCCCGCCGGCAAGGACTCCTATGTGCAGCAGATGACGGGACTCGCCGCCGCCCTTGCCGAGTGCCTGTCGGCCCGTTAA
- the hisI gene encoding phosphoribosyl-AMP cyclohydrolase: protein MPAIDATAVLPKLKFNADGLVPAIAQQFDTGEVLMMAWMNAESVAETLETGRVCYFSRSRGGLWRKGETSGQQQRLKDFLIDCDGDTILLKVDQDGVACHTGRRTCFYTAARPEGLTEVARVQVSPEELYKK from the coding sequence ATGCCCGCTATCGACGCCACCGCCGTTCTGCCCAAGCTCAAGTTCAACGCCGACGGACTGGTGCCGGCCATCGCCCAGCAATTCGATACCGGGGAAGTGCTGATGATGGCCTGGATGAACGCCGAATCCGTGGCCGAGACCCTGGAGACCGGCCGGGTCTGCTATTTCTCGCGCTCGCGCGGCGGGCTGTGGCGCAAGGGCGAGACCTCGGGCCAGCAGCAGCGGCTCAAGGACTTCCTGATCGATTGCGACGGCGACACCATCTTGTTGAAGGTCGACCAGGACGGCGTCGCCTGTCACACCGGCCGGCGCACCTGCTTTTACACCGCCGCCCGGCCCGAAGGGCTGACCGAGGTGGCGAGAGTGCAGGTGTCGCCCGAGGAGCTTTACAAGAAATGA
- a CDS encoding GTP-binding protein encodes MSLIPVTVLTGFLGSGKTTLLNHLLAQPGLADTAVLINEFGAVGLDHLLVRQVAEDVVLLQSGCLCCTVRGDLVEGMRDLFIKRVRGEIPEFNRMIIETTGLADPAPIIHTLMSDPLISSRYKLDGVVVTVDAACGDRTLDAQAEAVKQVAVADRLVLTKADIADPVAVEVLRARLRRLNPAAPIIVAAQGKLDPRLILDAGLFNPGSKIPDVAGWLNEEAYRAHQHAHHDHHHHHDANRHDAHIQAFVFTASEPVSWTALGFALELMISSKGENLLRIKGIVNARESADPLAIHGVQHVFHPPAPLPGWPDDDHRTRIVFITRDLSRQAVEDLLRGVLALEDATAP; translated from the coding sequence ATGAGCCTCATCCCCGTCACCGTGCTGACCGGCTTCCTGGGCAGCGGCAAGACGACCCTCTTGAACCACCTGCTGGCCCAGCCGGGTCTGGCCGATACCGCCGTACTGATCAACGAGTTCGGGGCCGTCGGGCTGGACCACCTGCTGGTGCGTCAGGTGGCCGAGGACGTGGTGCTGCTGCAATCGGGCTGCCTGTGCTGCACGGTGCGCGGCGATCTGGTCGAGGGCATGCGCGACCTGTTCATCAAGCGGGTACGGGGCGAGATTCCCGAGTTCAACCGCATGATCATCGAAACCACCGGTCTGGCCGACCCCGCCCCCATCATTCACACCCTGATGAGCGACCCGCTGATTTCCAGCCGCTACAAGCTGGACGGCGTCGTCGTCACGGTGGACGCCGCCTGCGGCGACCGCACCCTCGACGCCCAGGCCGAGGCGGTGAAGCAGGTGGCGGTGGCCGACCGGCTGGTGCTGACCAAGGCCGACATCGCCGATCCGGTGGCCGTCGAGGTGCTGCGCGCCCGCCTGCGCCGCCTCAACCCGGCCGCCCCCATCATCGTCGCGGCCCAGGGCAAACTGGACCCCAGGCTTATCCTCGATGCCGGCCTGTTCAATCCGGGCAGCAAGATTCCCGACGTGGCCGGTTGGCTAAACGAGGAGGCGTACCGCGCCCATCAGCACGCCCACCACGACCATCACCACCACCACGACGCCAACCGCCACGACGCCCATATCCAGGCCTTCGTGTTCACCGCCAGCGAGCCGGTATCGTGGACGGCCCTGGGCTTCGCCCTGGAACTGATGATCTCGTCCAAGGGCGAGAACCTGCTGCGCATCAAGGGAATCGTCAACGCTAGGGAATCCGCCGATCCCCTGGCCATTCACGGAGTGCAGCACGTCTTCCACCCCCCGGCCCCCCTGCCCGGCTGGCCCGATGACGACCACCGGACCCGCATCGTCTTCATCACCCGCGACCTGTCGCGTCAGGCGGTGGAAGACCTGCTCAGGGGCGTGCTGGCGCTCGAGGACGCCACCGCCCCCTGA
- a CDS encoding propionyl-CoA synthetase: protein MTNAYQQAYEKSLKDPEGFWGEAARDIHWYKTWDKVLDDSNKPFYRWFVGAETNTCYNAIDRHVEQGRGAQDAIIYDSPVTNTKRKISYDELKDQVSRLAGALAALGVAKGDRVLLYMPMVPEAVVGMLAVARLGAIHSVVFGGFAPTELATRINDAKPKVILSASCGIEGSRVIAYKPMLDEAIDLSEHKPGHTIMLQRPQAVAAMDRPGDLDWVEACAKAQPADCVAVKATDPLYILYTSGTTGQPKGVVRDNGGHMVALMWSMKYVYDIKPGEVFWAASDVGWVVGHSYICYAPLLNGSTTVVYEGKPVGTPDAGAFWRMISEYKMASLFTAPTAFRAIKREDPNGELLKKYDMTGFRALFLAGERSDPDTINWAREKLNVPVVDHWWQTETGWAIAANCLGLHEFPIKPGSPTKPVPGWGLEVLDEGHQPCEAGKVGSLVVRLPLPPGALLTLWNADQRCIDSYYSEFPGCYKTADAGMIDEDGYAYIMSRTDDIINVAGHRLSTGGMEEVLASHPDVAECAVIGVADQLKGQLPLGFICLKAGVTKPHDQVIAEVVKLVREKIGPVAAFKTCTVVNRLPKTRSGKILRGTMQKIADNQDFKMPATIDDPAILDEIEESLESVGYAKARKEAVE, encoded by the coding sequence ATGACCAACGCATACCAGCAAGCCTACGAAAAGTCGCTGAAGGACCCCGAGGGGTTCTGGGGAGAGGCGGCCAGGGACATTCATTGGTACAAGACCTGGGACAAGGTCCTGGACGATTCCAACAAGCCGTTCTATCGCTGGTTCGTCGGTGCCGAGACCAACACCTGCTACAACGCCATCGACCGCCATGTGGAGCAGGGCCGCGGCGCGCAGGACGCCATCATCTATGACAGCCCGGTCACCAACACCAAGCGCAAGATCAGCTACGACGAGCTGAAGGATCAGGTGTCGCGCCTGGCCGGCGCCCTGGCCGCGCTCGGCGTCGCCAAGGGCGACCGCGTGCTGCTGTACATGCCCATGGTCCCCGAGGCCGTGGTCGGCATGCTGGCCGTGGCCCGCCTGGGCGCCATCCACTCGGTGGTGTTCGGCGGCTTCGCCCCCACCGAGCTGGCCACCCGCATCAACGACGCCAAGCCGAAGGTGATCCTGTCGGCGTCCTGCGGCATCGAGGGCTCGCGCGTCATCGCCTACAAGCCCATGCTGGACGAGGCCATCGATCTCTCTGAGCACAAGCCCGGCCACACCATCATGCTGCAGCGTCCCCAGGCGGTCGCCGCCATGGATCGTCCCGGCGACCTGGACTGGGTCGAGGCCTGCGCCAAGGCCCAGCCCGCCGATTGCGTGGCGGTGAAGGCCACCGATCCGCTGTACATCCTTTACACCTCGGGCACCACCGGCCAGCCCAAGGGCGTGGTCCGCGACAATGGCGGCCACATGGTCGCCCTGATGTGGTCCATGAAGTACGTCTACGACATCAAGCCGGGCGAGGTGTTCTGGGCGGCTTCCGACGTGGGTTGGGTGGTCGGCCATTCCTACATCTGCTACGCCCCGCTGCTCAACGGCTCGACCACCGTGGTCTACGAGGGCAAGCCGGTCGGCACCCCCGATGCCGGCGCCTTCTGGCGCATGATCAGCGAGTACAAGATGGCCTCGCTGTTCACCGCGCCCACCGCCTTCCGCGCCATCAAGCGCGAGGACCCCAACGGCGAGCTGCTCAAGAAGTACGATATGACCGGCTTCCGCGCCCTGTTCCTGGCCGGCGAGCGATCGGACCCCGACACCATCAACTGGGCGCGGGAAAAGCTGAACGTGCCGGTGGTGGATCACTGGTGGCAGACCGAGACCGGTTGGGCCATCGCCGCCAACTGCCTGGGCCTGCATGAATTCCCCATCAAGCCCGGCTCGCCCACCAAGCCGGTTCCCGGCTGGGGCCTGGAAGTCCTCGACGAGGGGCATCAGCCCTGCGAGGCCGGCAAGGTCGGCTCGCTGGTGGTGCGTCTGCCGCTGCCCCCCGGTGCCTTGCTGACCCTGTGGAACGCCGATCAGCGCTGTATCGACAGCTACTATTCGGAATTCCCCGGCTGCTACAAGACCGCCGATGCCGGCATGATCGATGAGGACGGCTACGCCTATATCATGTCGCGCACCGACGACATCATCAACGTCGCCGGTCACCGTCTGTCCACCGGCGGCATGGAAGAGGTGCTGGCCAGCCATCCCGACGTGGCCGAATGCGCCGTCATCGGCGTGGCCGACCAGTTGAAGGGTCAGTTGCCGCTGGGCTTCATCTGCCTGAAGGCCGGCGTCACCAAGCCCCATGATCAGGTCATCGCCGAGGTGGTCAAGCTGGTGCGCGAGAAGATCGGCCCCGTGGCCGCCTTCAAGACCTGCACCGTGGTCAACCGCCTGCCCAAGACCCGTTCGGGCAAGATCCTGCGCGGCACCATGCAGAAGATCGCCGACAACCAGGACTTCAAGATGCCGGCGACCATCGACGATCCCGCCATCCTGGACGAGATCGAGGAATCGCTGGAAAGCGTCGGCTATGCCAAGGCCCGCAAGGAAGCCGTGGAGTAA
- a CDS encoding YdcH family protein: protein MSLHDRVESLKAKHAALENAIETETRRPLPDNTQIHDLKRKKLLIKDELSRIGSGPH, encoded by the coding sequence ATGAGCCTTCATGACCGTGTCGAGTCCTTGAAAGCCAAGCATGCCGCTCTGGAAAATGCCATCGAGACAGAAACCAGACGCCCGCTGCCGGATAACACCCAGATCCACGACCTCAAACGCAAGAAACTGCTGATCAAGGACGAGCTGAGCCGTATCGGCTCCGGACCTCACTGA
- a CDS encoding UbiX family flavin prenyltransferase, translating to MALNPPPPRLIVGISGASGVVYGIRVLEMLARLGVESHLVMSRAAEVTLSHESDLKVAQVRALASHWYKAEDIGGAPASGSFRSLGMIVAPCSIRTMSEIATGVTTSLLTRAADVALKERRRLVLMVRETPLHTGHLRSMLQLSEMGAVIAPPVPGFYAKPQSLDDMVEHSAGRMLDLFGLDCGTIRRWGE from the coding sequence ATCGCCTTGAATCCTCCTCCGCCCCGCCTGATCGTAGGAATTAGTGGAGCCTCGGGCGTGGTCTACGGCATCCGGGTCCTGGAGATGCTGGCGCGGCTGGGCGTTGAATCCCATCTGGTCATGAGCCGCGCCGCCGAGGTGACGCTGTCCCACGAAAGCGACCTGAAGGTCGCCCAGGTCCGCGCCCTGGCCAGCCACTGGTACAAGGCCGAGGATATCGGCGGAGCACCGGCCTCGGGTTCGTTCCGCTCGCTGGGGATGATCGTGGCGCCGTGCTCCATCCGCACCATGAGCGAGATCGCCACCGGGGTGACCACCTCGCTGCTGACGCGGGCCGCCGACGTGGCGCTGAAGGAGCGCCGCCGGCTGGTCCTCATGGTGCGCGAGACGCCGCTGCACACCGGCCATCTGCGCTCCATGCTGCAATTGTCGGAAATGGGCGCGGTGATCGCGCCGCCCGTCCCCGGCTTCTACGCCAAGCCGCAAAGCCTGGACGACATGGTGGAGCACAGCGCGGGGCGCATGCTCGACCTGTTCGGCCTGGATTGCGGCACCATAAGGCGCTGGGGGGAATAG
- a CDS encoding ATP-dependent 6-phosphofructokinase: protein MAAKRIGILTSGGDCAGLNAALRAVVHRAIRNYGWQVFGIRDGSLGLMERPLNYVEFDLKSVGDDMLRLGGTILGTINKGDPFAYPMPDGTKKDRSQDFVDGYRELGIEALVVIGGDGSMRILNELCRKGGIPMVGIPKTIDNDVAHTDYAIGFATALNVAGEAMDRLAPTAASHHRVMILEVMGRDVGHIAINAGIAGGADVVLIPEIPYTLEGIARKIAEVKAEGRNHALMVVAEGCKTETGQSVTQIQSGGQARYGGIGQYLAARLAETVEAETRVTVLGHVQRGGMPAMRDRIIASAFGVYAVDLIAQGKLGRMVAWQHGQVVDVPITDVAGITRAIDPYGTLAQTARGLGIYIGEM, encoded by the coding sequence ATGGCGGCCAAGCGTATCGGAATTCTGACCAGTGGCGGCGATTGCGCCGGATTGAACGCGGCCTTGCGCGCGGTGGTTCACCGGGCCATCCGCAATTACGGCTGGCAGGTGTTTGGTATCCGCGACGGTAGTCTGGGACTGATGGAGCGGCCGCTCAATTATGTGGAATTCGACCTTAAGTCGGTGGGCGACGACATGCTGCGCCTGGGCGGCACCATCCTCGGGACCATCAACAAGGGCGATCCCTTTGCCTATCCCATGCCCGACGGGACCAAGAAGGACCGCTCGCAGGACTTCGTGGACGGCTACCGGGAACTGGGAATCGAAGCGCTGGTGGTGATCGGCGGCGACGGCTCCATGCGCATCCTCAACGAATTATGCCGCAAGGGCGGCATCCCCATGGTCGGCATCCCCAAGACCATCGACAACGACGTAGCCCATACCGACTACGCCATCGGCTTCGCCACGGCGCTCAACGTGGCGGGCGAGGCCATGGACCGGCTGGCCCCCACGGCGGCCAGCCATCACCGTGTCATGATCCTCGAGGTCATGGGCCGCGATGTCGGCCATATCGCCATCAACGCCGGCATCGCCGGCGGGGCCGACGTGGTGCTGATCCCCGAGATTCCCTACACCCTGGAAGGTATCGCCAGGAAGATCGCCGAGGTGAAGGCCGAGGGGCGCAACCATGCCCTGATGGTGGTGGCCGAGGGCTGCAAGACCGAGACCGGCCAGTCGGTGACACAGATCCAGAGCGGCGGTCAGGCCCGCTACGGCGGTATCGGCCAGTATCTGGCGGCGCGGCTGGCGGAAACGGTGGAGGCGGAGACCCGCGTCACCGTCCTGGGCCACGTGCAGCGCGGCGGCATGCCGGCCATGCGCGACCGCATCATCGCCTCGGCCTTCGGCGTCTATGCCGTCGACCTGATCGCCCAGGGCAAGCTGGGCCGTATGGTGGCATGGCAGCACGGTCAGGTGGTGGACGTGCCGATCACCGACGTGGCCGGCATCACCCGGGCCATCGACCCCTACGGCACCCTGGCCCAGACGGCCCGCGGCCTGGGCATCTATATCGGCGAGATGTAG
- a CDS encoding DUF465 domain-containing protein, whose translation MIDDNLEDVRRQLAELKTEHRDLDDVISRVSDEAPFDQLRLQRLKKRKLALKDEISRLENQLIPDIIA comes from the coding sequence ATGATCGATGACAACCTTGAAGATGTCCGCCGTCAACTGGCGGAATTGAAGACCGAGCACCGCGATCTGGACGACGTGATTTCCCGCGTTTCCGACGAGGCGCCGTTCGATCAGCTGCGCCTGCAGCGGCTGAAGAAGCGCAAACTCGCCCTGAAGGACGAGATTTCCCGGCTGGAAAACCAGTTGATCCCCGACATCATCGCCTGA
- the folK gene encoding 2-amino-4-hydroxy-6-hydroxymethyldihydropteridine diphosphokinase, with the protein MTLVHLGLGTNLGDRPANLRAALAALAAIGTVTARSDVWETAPLYVTDQPAFLNMAVALETGLAPLELLASLKAMEDELGRVASVRYGPRLIDLDILLYGDVVMEGEILTLPHARLHERHFALAPLAEVAGAVRHPVLAVTIAGLLERLPEADDVRRLGPLA; encoded by the coding sequence ATGACACTGGTTCACCTCGGCCTCGGCACCAACCTGGGCGACCGGCCCGCCAATCTGCGCGCCGCCCTGGCCGCCCTGGCCGCCATCGGCACCGTCACCGCCCGCTCCGATGTCTGGGAGACGGCACCGCTCTACGTCACCGACCAGCCGGCCTTCCTCAACATGGCCGTCGCGCTGGAGACCGGCCTCGCCCCGCTGGAATTGCTGGCCAGCCTCAAGGCCATGGAGGATGAGCTGGGCCGCGTCGCCTCGGTGCGCTACGGGCCGCGCCTGATCGATCTCGATATCCTTCTTTATGGGGATGTGGTGATGGAGGGGGAAATTCTCACCCTGCCCCACGCCCGCCTGCACGAACGCCACTTCGCCCTCGCCCCCCTGGCCGAGGTCGCCGGAGCGGTGCGCCATCCGGTCCTGGCCGTCACCATCGCCGGCTTGCTGGAGCGCCTGCCCGAGGCCGACGATGTCCGGCGCCTCGGCCCGCTCGCCTAA
- a CDS encoding dihydroneopterin aldolase produces the protein MSRSQAETQPDEEVPVRRLYRILVRDLVLKCLIGIHAHELLAPQRVRINVDMSVLEQAGPLCDDIANVVSYEDVIDGIKAMLAEGHINLVETLAEKIAELCLVDERVETARIRVEKLDVYAEAASVGIEIERGRK, from the coding sequence GTGAGCCGCAGTCAAGCCGAGACCCAACCGGACGAAGAAGTGCCGGTCCGCCGCCTCTACCGCATCCTGGTGCGCGATCTGGTGCTGAAATGCTTGATCGGCATCCACGCCCACGAATTGCTGGCGCCCCAGCGGGTGCGCATCAACGTGGACATGAGCGTGCTGGAGCAGGCCGGGCCGCTGTGCGACGACATCGCCAACGTGGTGTCCTACGAGGACGTGATCGACGGCATCAAGGCCATGCTGGCCGAGGGCCACATCAATCTGGTGGAAACCCTGGCCGAAAAGATCGCCGAGCTGTGCCTGGTCGATGAACGGGTGGAAACCGCCCGCATCCGGGTGGAAAAGCTCGACGTCTATGCCGAGGCCGCCTCGGTGGGCATCGAGATCGAGCGCGGGCGGAAATAG